AGCAAAGTGAGGTTGTTTGACGATGTAGGCAATGAGATAGCTACATTTCCAGATAAATACTTCCTGGTAAAAGACAGTGAAGAAAACAATTTTGAATTGGGGGAAATTGAAATTGGAAAACACGTCCATCGCATAGTTTTCAATGTAGGAATCGACCCTGAGACAAATAATCAAACAGAAACTGATTTTAACTCCTACCCTGCCGGACATCCCCTGGCTTTACAGGAAGGTGTGAAAATGCACTGGGCCTGGAATATGGGCTATATTTTTGTGAATATAAAAGGAACAGTTAACAGCAATAACGTAGAGTTGGAATTGGGCACTGATGATCTGCTTAGAGAAGCAGATGTCTTACTGCATGAAAATGTGATGCCCGGTGAGCATTTCCATATTCACCTGGTAGCAGACATTGCCGCATTTTTTGATGGAGTGGATACGGAAAGTGAAGTAAAAGCGCACACCAACAACGAACTGGCTAAAAAAGTAATGGACAATGTGCCCAATGTATTTTCAAAGGCAGGGGGAGACGGAGGTCATAATCACGGTAAAAAATAATTTTTTAATGGGGCAGAAATTTTATCTGCCCCA
The sequence above is drawn from the Chitinophagales bacterium genome and encodes:
- a CDS encoding MbnP family protein; translation: MKSIIKTLTVMLAMSSLFFITSCDKDDDSDDIEKVNIMLQFENQLAGHDAVSDHAHVAHDDTFLLNTVRYYISKVRLFDDVGNEIATFPDKYFLVKDSEENNFELGEIEIGKHVHRIVFNVGIDPETNNQTETDFNSYPAGHPLALQEGVKMHWAWNMGYIFVNIKGTVNSNNVELELGTDDLLREADVLLHENVMPGEHFHIHLVADIAAFFDGVDTESEVKAHTNNELAKKVMDNVPNVFSKAGGDGGHNHGKK